In one Ananas comosus cultivar F153 linkage group 12, ASM154086v1, whole genome shotgun sequence genomic region, the following are encoded:
- the LOC109718871 gene encoding probable E3 ubiquitin-protein ligase XBOS35 isoform X1 — protein MGLFELMGDSFGCSAAGERLVSAARDGDFQEAQALLQFNPRLAKYSTFGVRNSPLHYSASQGHHEVVSLLIESGVDINLRNLRGQTALMLACLHGRWKVVQILMLFKANIHRKDYLSGGTAFHFAALNGHTRCIRLLFSDYVPSSSEFWDIMRGNSNSNSKKDALNTHFDEVVLSKIVNKKADGGVTALHLAALNGHAESVQLLLDLGACVSETTVDDGSTIDLIGAGSTPLHYAACGGSAACCQLLIAGGASLTAVNAKGWTPVMVARSWHKSWLEAILSKQPEGRLRALPSPYLSLPLMSIVKIAREYGWRKRIQSPACFDPCVICLEMKCKVTAEGCGHEFCTECALHLCSNGGSSATSARGPPGSIPCPLCRQPIVSFAKISSATPLKELPWTKTPLALCTTGSSGGSSGSGSVAHWLAKPNIRYSDVELGCSTSRSLSFRRVPLMKLNPALCVGDDTMSPCRARCSRPELKRSASHRESSRKLRLSNCS, from the exons ATGGGGCTCTTTGAGTTGATGGGGGACTCATTCGGGTGCTCCGCCGCCGGAGAACGGCTCGTCTCCGCGGCGAGGGACGGGGACTTCCAAGAGGCCCAAGCACTCTTGCAGTTCAATCCCCGCCTCGCAAAGTACTCGACATTTGGTGTCCGCAACTCCCCTCTACATTACTCTGCATCACAGGGGCACCATGAG GTTGTTTCTCTTTTGATCGAATCCGGTGTCGACATTAATCTCAGAAACTTAAGAGGCCAG ACGGCTTTAATGCTAGCTTGTCTGCACGGTCGCTGGAAGGTTGTTCAAATTCTGATGCTCTTCAAAGCaaat ATACACCGAAAGGATTATCTCAGCGGCGGAACAGCTTTTCACTTTGCAGCTCTAAACGGCCACACCCGCTGCATTCGGCTCCTCTTTTCCGACTACGTGCCTAGCTCATCTGAATTTTGGGATATTATGAGGGGGAACTCGAACTCGAACTCAAAAAAAGATGCTTTAAATACGCACTTTGATGAGGT TGTGCTCTCTAAGATAGTGAACAAAAAAGCAGACGGAGGCGTCACCGCGCTTCATTTAGCAGCGTTAAACGGACATGCCGAGAGCGTACAGTTGCTATTGGATTTAGGAGCTTGTGTCTCCGAAACTACCGTCGATGATGGGTCGACGATTGATCTAATAG GCGCAGGAAGCACACCGCTTCATTACGCGGCTTGTGGAGGAAGCGCAGCATGCTGTCAA CTTCTTATTGCAGGAGGCGCGAGCTTGACTGCCGTGAATGCTAAAGG TTGGACACCTGTGATGGTCGCTCGTTCATGGCATAAAAGCTGGCTCGAGGCCATTCTAAGCAAACAACCAGAAGGTCGCTTACGTGCTCTTCCGTCCCCTTATCTTTCGCTTCCTCTCATGAGCATCGTCAAAATTGCTCG AGAATATGGATGGAGAAAGAGAATACAATCACCAGCTTGTTTTGATCCGTGTGTCATTTGCTTGGAAATGAAGTGCAAGGTAACCGCGGAAG GTTGCGGTCACGAGTTTTGCACCGAATGCGCGCTACACTTGTGCTCGAACGGTGGCTCCTCGGCAACATCTGCCCGCGGCCCTCCTGGCTCGATCCCTTGCCCTCTCTGCCGGCAACCGATCGTCTCGTTCGCCAAGATCTCGAGCGCCACGCCACTAAAGGAGCTTCCGTGGACGAAAACGCCTTTGGCTCTTTGCACCACGGGCTCGTCCGGAGGCTCGAGCGGGTCCGGCTCGGTGGCCCATTGGCTTGCGAAACCAAACATCCGGTACTCCGACGTCGAACTGGGGTGCTCGACCTCTCGGTCTCTTAGCTTCCGGAGAGTCCCG